One Methanobacteriaceae archaeon genomic window, GGCAAAATGAAATTAAGAAAATGCTTAGAATTGGTAAAAAAGCAGAACAGCAATCTTTCTCCAAGTATGGGCTTGAGTATGTAGTAGATACCTACTTCCCACAAAAACTTGAGGAGTTAGAAAGTTAAATCTAATTAACTTATAGGTGATAAAATGTCTGAAAAAGAAATTAAAGTTGTCGGTATGCACTGCCCTTCATGTGTAACTGCAGTGGAATTATGCTTAAAAGATGTTGACGGAATCGATGATGCAAAAGCAGATTTAGATACTGGTATAACCAAAATCACCTTATCTGCTGATGTAAGCGATGCAGACATCAACGAAGCAGTTGAAGAAGCAGGATTTAAAATTGAATAAATCCTCTTCATTTACTTTTTTTAT contains:
- a CDS encoding heavy-metal-associated domain-containing protein; amino-acid sequence: MSEKEIKVVGMHCPSCVTAVELCLKDVDGIDDAKADLDTGITKITLSADVSDADINEAVEEAGFKIE